Part of the Haloarchaeobius litoreus genome is shown below.
CCCGGACGTCGGTCGGACGGTCGCCGAGCGAGCCCGCGAGTTCGTCGAGCAGGAGGTCATCCCCGTCGAGCGCGAGTGGCTCGGCCAGGAGTCCGTCCCGGACTCGGTCGTCGACGACCTGCGCGAGACGGCCCGCGAGTACGAGGTGTACGGCCCACAGATCCCCGAGGAGTACGGCGGTCTCGGGCTTGACTTCCGTGCGATGCTCCCGGTCTTCGAGGAGGCGGGTCGGAGCCTGCTCGGCGGGCTCGCGATGCGCTGTGCCGCCCCCGACGAGGGGAACATGCACACGCTCGAGATCGTCGGGACGAAGGAGCAACAGGAGCGCTGGCTCGCACCACTGGCCGCGGGCGAGATGAACTCCGGCTTCTGCATGACCGAGCCGATGCAGGGCGGCGGCTCGGACCCGAAGATGCTCAGCACGACGGCCGAGAAGGAAGGCGACGAGTGGGTCATCGACGGCCACAAGTGGTGGACGACCGGCGGCGCGGACGCCGACATCTTCCTCGTCATGGCCCGGACCGACCCCGACGCCCACCCCTACGAGGGCGCGAGCATCATCCTCGTCCCCCGTGACACCGAAGGCGTCGAGGTCGTCCGCGACATCCCGCACATGGGCGGGGAGCCGGTCGGCTCCAGTCACTCCGAGGTCAAGTTCGACGGTGCCCGCGTCCCAGTGGAGAACACGCTCGGTCCCGAGAACGCGGGGTTCGCGGTCGCACAGCGCCGGCTCGGCCCGGCCAGACTCACCCACTGCATGCGCTTCGGCGGGATGGCCGACCGGGCGCTCGACATCGCGACCGCCTACGCCAGCGAACGGGAGTCCTTCGGCGAACCCATCG
Proteins encoded:
- a CDS encoding acyl-CoA dehydrogenase family protein, which gives rise to MEYHDPDVGRTVAERAREFVEQEVIPVEREWLGQESVPDSVVDDLRETAREYEVYGPQIPEEYGGLGLDFRAMLPVFEEAGRSLLGGLAMRCAAPDEGNMHTLEIVGTKEQQERWLAPLAAGEMNSGFCMTEPMQGGGSDPKMLSTTAEKEGDEWVIDGHKWWTTGGADADIFLVMARTDPDAHPYEGASIILVPRDTEGVEVVRDIPHMGGEPVGSSHSEVKFDGARVPVENTLGPENAGFAVAQRRLGPARLTHCMRFGGMADRALDIATAYASERESFGEPIAEKQALRFRVARSRTRLHAARTMIRHAADDIAAGEEARIGVAMAKVFTANVAQDAIDESVQICGGNGIGKDLPLADFYENVRAFRIIDGADEVHLRSIAREAFAEPKLDELENVTRFGQ